In the Bacillota bacterium genome, one interval contains:
- a CDS encoding inositol monophosphatase family protein, whose translation MDSSINKKIDVAILAARQAGKIILEKLGNTPFSDKAKSNLVTEADLTAQKTITDCIRKHFPTHGIFAEEEDLLLNKGAEDLWIIDPLDGTNNFAHTIPHFSISIAYTRTGQVVAGVIFDPNRDEMFTAVKGSGAFLNGTSISVSEARSLQEAIIATGFYYDRDLMMRKTLESIEKLFEANIHGIRRFGSAALDLCWVACGRFDAYFEYKLSPWDFAAGMLILEEAGGKCTDHMGNLLDLKSKGIAVSNSQFHQEFLNIIRWN comes from the coding sequence ATGGACTCCAGCATAAACAAGAAAATTGACGTAGCAATTTTAGCTGCCCGCCAGGCCGGCAAGATTATCCTGGAAAAGCTGGGAAACACGCCTTTTTCTGATAAAGCAAAAAGCAACCTGGTTACGGAAGCTGATCTAACAGCACAGAAAACAATAACTGACTGCATTCGGAAACATTTTCCCACACACGGTATATTTGCCGAGGAAGAGGATTTATTGTTAAACAAAGGCGCTGAAGACCTATGGATAATCGATCCGCTCGATGGAACAAATAATTTTGCCCATACCATCCCTCATTTCAGCATTTCGATTGCGTATACCAGGACGGGTCAGGTTGTCGCCGGCGTAATCTTTGATCCTAACCGGGATGAAATGTTTACCGCAGTAAAAGGCAGCGGCGCTTTTCTGAACGGCACTTCCATCAGCGTCTCAGAAGCTCGATCCCTCCAGGAAGCGATAATCGCTACAGGTTTTTATTACGACCGGGATTTAATGATGCGCAAAACACTGGAGAGTATAGAAAAACTTTTTGAAGCCAATATTCACGGCATACGCCGCTTCGGCAGCGCTGCTCTCGATTTATGCTGGGTTGCCTGCGGGCGATTTGATGCCTATTTTGAATATAAGCTTTCCCCCTGGGATTTTGCGGCTGGAATGCTGATTCTTGAAGAAGCCGGTGGAAAATGTACTGATCACATGGGTAACCTGCTTGATTTGAAAAGCAAGGGAATTGCTGTATCAAATAGCCAGTTCCACCAGGAGTTTTTGAATATAATTAGATGGAATTAA